A region of the Bacillota bacterium genome:
ATAGCCATAGGCGGCGCCGCCATAATCTCGCTGAGTTCAGATGAGGTCAAGAAATGGGCGGCAAAGTTCTATATCGAACAGGTTATACCTAATCTCGATAAGGCGCTAATGGCTGCTGGCTGGACCCCGCTCCGAAAATCAGTCTATCAGAAACCCGATTCACCTTCATGGATGAGGGATATATTAGATCAGAGCCTCCAGAATGTCGTATACCTCCCGCCGAGCGCCATTTTCTACGATATGCAGGAAACAACAGCTCTCGCAATACAAAAAGTCCTGCTTGGTCAGGCGACAATCGAAGCTGCTCTCAAAGAGGCGACGGCGACTATCAATAAGGCTTATCAAGCCGCTGCGGGCAAGTGATCTAGGGCTATATCCTATGGGGAGGGATGCCAGCATTCCTCCCCGATCATCTTTTGATCCCGTTGTCATTAGCTTTGTTTACATCGTCATAAACCTTGGCCACGAGGAGGGGGTGCTGCGGTGACAGGCAGTCGCCAAGTACGAAGATATTTTACCGCATATACGTTTCTATTACCCTCGTTAGTCCTTATATCAGTCATGTGCATATATCTTGTGGCTTCCACATGCTACTTGAGTTTGACCAATTATCAGTTTCTAGCGCCTGAGAATACGCGTTTCATAGGCCTAGGCAACTACTCCGAAGCCCTCAGGGATCCAATCTTCTGGAAGGCCATGGGGAATTCCGCATATTTTCTTATACTCAATATCCCGCTTGCCGTAGTGCTGCCTCTATTCTTGGCCGTCATGATAAATACAGGACTCAAGGGCGGGACATTCTTTCGGACCAGTTTTCTGATCCCTTGCATGTTATCGGTTTCGGTGGTTGCGCTCATATGGATGTGGATATACAATCCTGTCTACGGGATACTCAACGATTTCCTGAGACGCATCTTTAGTCTAAGCCTCAAAACGAGCCTGCTCGGTACCCCCCAATGGGCCATGCCGTCCCTTGCGCTTGTATCGGTTTGGCTCAGGCTTGGATATAGCACCCTTTTCTATCTTGTGGGGCTGAGCGACATCTCTCCGGATCTGTACGAGGCTGCATCGATCGACGGGGCAACGTCCTGGCAGTCTCTAACAAGGATCACCTTACCGTTACTAAAGCCCTCTTTTGCAATTGTGTTTCTGATCGTGACCGTCAACAGCCTGCGTGAGCTGGCCCTTATGAAGGTCATGACCGAGGGCGGCCCTGTGCAAAGCACCTTAACCGCGATGCTTTATGTTTATAAGGTCGCCTTTCAGCTCGGCAACTGGCGCTTGGGTTATGCATCTGCCCTTGCGCTTATACTATCCGGGGTAATCGGGATCCTGTCCCTTCTATATTTTACCGCAATGTATGGGGAAAAACGCTAGGAGCATGGGAGGTGACTTACGTGGCGCGTAAGAACTCTAAGCGTAAGGTCTCACGAGGTTTTAACTATATCATTCTATCTCTGGTAACCATATTTACCCTCTTCCCTATAATATGGATTATCTTGACCTCCTTCAAGGAGAATAAGGATATAACTAAATTGCCTCTTACGCTTCTGCCGCGTATCTGGACGCTAATTAACTACTCCAAAGTTATGGTTGAGGTGCAAGATTATGGAACCTATTATCTAAATTCTACCATCATAACTATAGTTTCCATGGTTATTATCGCTCTTCTGAGTTCCTTTAGCGGTTACGCGCTTGCTCGGTTTGAATTTCCCGGGAAAAGGCTCGCCTTCGTAATGAACATCGGTCTTCTGGTCATTCCCATGGAGATCACCCTTGTCTCAACATTTACTCTTCTTTACAAATACGGTTTGCTAGATACGAAGCTTGGTCTCATCTTACCCTACAGTACGTTTCTTCTTTTCTTCTCCACGCTTGTTATGCGGTCGGCCTTTTTGAACCTCCCATCAGACCTGGAGGACGCCGGCCTCATCGATGGATGTTCCGAATTCAGGATATTTTGGAGCATCGCGTTTCCGCTCGCACGAAATAGTGTGATCTTCGTTCTGATAAACGCCTTCATATGGATATGGAATGAATTTGTATTCGCGAGCGTCATTGCTTCATCTCCGGCGTCAAAGACCCTCCCTGTAGCCATTGCTGAGGTGCAGAGGAATTCTGGCTGGTGGGATTTTGGACAGATAACATCCGCAGCTGTCTTGACCATGGCGCCTGTCATAATAATCTTTCTCATCTTCCAGAAGCATTTCATGAAGGGCCTTATGGAGGGTGCGGTCAAGGGGTGACGAACTCACCGAATTCCTTGCGGCGTGACCTTGCGTGACTAAATTCGACCCCAAGCGGGTCGCTGAGTTCAAATAAGGTAACGGTAGCTAGGTTTAAATCCAAAAGTCACCATCACTCTTCCAGGGGTTGCCGGTGCTTGCGTGACGGGGCCGTTGAAATTTGGCAATGCCCTCGTGCCAAATTTCAACGGAGGCGCGCCGCAAGCGCGCCGTCCCCGGAACGCAACACCGGCAACCCCTGGGACATGCTAGCAAAGAGGAGGAGCTAGGCTTATGCAAACTGAGAATAAACAAGCGAGAATTTGGGAATTTATGACCGTCAAAGAAATGAGGGAAGCGCTGCAAGAGACCAAGACCGTCATCCTGCCGGTAGGCGTGATCGAGCAGCACGGCTATCACCTCCCGCTCAACACCGATGTCTATAATGCCTGCGAGCTCGGGCGCCTCGCGTCGGAGCGCACAGGCTGCCTTGTCGCCCCGCCCATTACTTATAGCTTTTCCGGAGGCACGCTCCCCGGGACGATCAATATCAGCCCTCAGCTCGTATCTCTCCTGATAATGGAAGCCTGTCAGGCGCTTGCGTCCCACGGACTGGAGAATATCATAATTCTGCTCGGGCACGGCGGGACCGAAAACACGAAGGCGACTCAGGACGCCGCAGATATGTTTCTGCGAAAGAACCCGCATTTGCGCCATGTTAAGCTGGCGCTCGTTCCATTCTTCGAGCTCTCGGAGACCTTTATGAAAGCCTTTGCA
Encoded here:
- a CDS encoding sugar ABC transporter permease; protein product: MTNYQFLAPENTRFIGLGNYSEALRDPIFWKAMGNSAYFLILNIPLAVVLPLFLAVMINTGLKGGTFFRTSFLIPCMLSVSVVALIWMWIYNPVYGILNDFLRRIFSLSLKTSLLGTPQWAMPSLALVSVWLRLGYSTLFYLVGLSDISPDLYEAASIDGATSWQSLTRITLPLLKPSFAIVFLIVTVNSLRELALMKVMTEGGPVQSTLTAMLYVYKVAFQLGNWRLGYASALALILSGVIGILSLLYFTAMYGEKR
- a CDS encoding creatininase family protein, with product MQTENKQARIWEFMTVKEMREALQETKTVILPVGVIEQHGYHLPLNTDVYNACELGRLASERTGCLVAPPITYSFSGGTLPGTINISPQLVSLLIMEACQALASHGLENIIILLGHGGTENTKATQDAADMFLRKNPHLRHVKLALVPFFELSETFMKAFADKDFHAGYVETSLMLVWHPELVRDEMPTDTPDLMEMFRRDQDAYQVIEKPIDSKFICLRITQNPKIQVGVMGDPSKSSVELGRKIIGECVDGLVGLIREMEAQR
- a CDS encoding carbohydrate ABC transporter permease; translated protein: MVEVQDYGTYYLNSTIITIVSMVIIALLSSFSGYALARFEFPGKRLAFVMNIGLLVIPMEITLVSTFTLLYKYGLLDTKLGLILPYSTFLLFFSTLVMRSAFLNLPSDLEDAGLIDGCSEFRIFWSIAFPLARNSVIFVLINAFIWIWNEFVFASVIASSPASKTLPVAIAEVQRNSGWWDFGQITSAAVLTMAPVIIIFLIFQKHFMKGLMEGAVKG